One Streptomyces sp. CNQ-509 DNA window includes the following coding sequences:
- a CDS encoding glycoside hydrolase domain-containing protein, whose protein sequence is MPARKALGGMSRRRLLLSTGGMLGAGVVGAYGPGSAWAATPGAAGEAGRDYVKLVNPWVEADRGRFFFFQSASNPFGLVKLRPDTSTHATWGTGYMRKENQVKGFSHLHCWQISGVQVMPTTGEGVPKLEGDTGWQSYVNHDVGEVAEPGYHRLHLDRFGITAELTCTDRVGLHRYTYDAAGASEIVVNLGGTLGEAIMKNARITRRGDREVEGYVFQRGTSYPDHHNQLFFSIRFDRAFDSLHGWADGELVDGGAAVDEVEGGGAGFYVRYGRLDAGEQVQVKVALSFTGIAGARKNLEAELPGWDFDAVKTASQEHWNRLLGRIDVEGGSDQQQVKFYTDLFHVLCGRSVISDADGTYLDNTWQHRKVQKIPSDARGVPRYAMYNYDALWLTQWNLNTVLGLAYPEIYSSIVKSQLRMYQDGGLLPRGPVAGDYSWVMTGSPVTSFISGAWNKGIRDFDIDLAYEAMLDAHSLGGLFEAGSFEYGRWGSCGGARYYFDLGYVPNEICGGPLEGGAGQTLEYAFQDWTLGQLARRLGKSGLNVAQFAEVSVSSEVNDSTQAGVRAVDGRPPRSSVTEPVNVEWASREQKPWIKLSWAEKKRVHKVVLSDRTEGDSRVNSGVLLFSDGSSVKVDGIPGDGRNKVVEFRPKRVNWVRFEATGGTGENVGLGEFEVWDDTDMGAFLIERSGSWRNLFDRSTGFIRPRAMNGRWQEPFDPLSHEDFVEANSWQATWFTSHDVIALANRLGGRKAYADKLNYAFEQSADANFIAEYGKGHVSYGNQPGLQVAHLFNYVGHPWLTQYWVRQVKEKTYGAISTTDGYGHFDEDQGQMGSMSALMAMGLFEVTGASLSRPVYDITSPVFDAVTIRLHPDYYAGGRFRIVTHDNSAEHMYIQRATLNGRRQDNAWFHHDRLAAGGTLELWMGPEPNKDWGVAELPPSKSPEAPAVLYATRDTVRLDAGESGMLTLAARNLTNRPVKATWRVHTPAGITLQPESGSLTAPADDTAERDLTLRAGPDAAPGLHRVVISGKAADGTELPDAITYVHIAPVLAIETVPERLILLQNTPSTFRVQVNSNDVDRAHAVDVGLKAPDGWTVEPAKRSLDVPAGDKATTTFTLTPPAEASGEESLTLTAAWEEGGVDRELPATVSRRVALVGKNDLATGEFALSPARYGDYPKAFPDDVDFTIGSSDPATAWSYIHPGPSDGWAGAKPHTFTLRFDLDEAPAADLALTAWLIDTHESGPPTLQLSLNDGPATNVTAPKGGGQGYHWGDGKDGAIRPSTLDVTLPAGRLRAGRNVLTLTNATGSWLVYDAIALRERP, encoded by the coding sequence ATGCCTGCACGGAAAGCCCTCGGTGGAATGTCTCGCCGCCGCCTCCTGCTGTCCACCGGCGGCATGCTCGGCGCCGGTGTGGTGGGCGCGTACGGCCCCGGGAGCGCCTGGGCGGCGACGCCGGGAGCCGCGGGGGAGGCGGGCCGGGACTACGTGAAGCTCGTGAACCCCTGGGTGGAGGCGGACCGGGGCCGGTTCTTCTTCTTCCAGTCGGCGAGCAACCCCTTCGGCCTGGTCAAGCTGCGCCCGGACACCAGCACCCACGCGACGTGGGGGACTGGCTACATGCGCAAGGAGAACCAGGTCAAGGGCTTCAGCCATCTGCACTGCTGGCAGATCTCCGGGGTGCAGGTGATGCCCACGACCGGAGAGGGGGTGCCGAAGCTGGAGGGTGACACCGGCTGGCAGTCGTACGTGAATCACGACGTCGGTGAGGTGGCGGAACCGGGTTACCACAGGCTGCACTTGGACCGGTTCGGCATCACGGCCGAGCTGACCTGCACCGATCGGGTCGGTCTGCACCGCTACACGTACGACGCCGCCGGCGCGAGCGAGATCGTCGTCAACCTCGGCGGGACGCTGGGCGAAGCGATCATGAAGAACGCCCGCATCACCAGGCGGGGTGACCGCGAGGTGGAGGGGTACGTCTTCCAGCGCGGCACCAGTTACCCCGATCACCACAACCAGCTCTTCTTCAGCATCCGGTTCGACCGGGCCTTCGACTCCCTGCACGGCTGGGCGGACGGCGAGCTGGTCGACGGCGGGGCCGCGGTCGACGAGGTCGAGGGCGGTGGCGCGGGCTTCTACGTCCGGTACGGCCGTCTCGACGCGGGGGAGCAGGTGCAGGTGAAGGTCGCGTTGTCCTTCACGGGGATCGCCGGGGCGAGGAAGAACCTGGAGGCGGAGCTGCCGGGCTGGGACTTCGACGCGGTGAAGACGGCCTCACAGGAGCACTGGAACCGGCTGCTCGGCCGTATCGACGTCGAAGGGGGCAGCGACCAGCAGCAGGTGAAGTTCTACACCGACCTGTTCCATGTGCTGTGCGGCCGCAGCGTGATCAGCGACGCCGACGGCACGTACCTCGACAACACCTGGCAGCACCGCAAGGTGCAGAAGATCCCGTCCGACGCCCGCGGTGTGCCGCGGTACGCGATGTACAACTACGACGCGCTGTGGCTGACGCAGTGGAACCTCAACACCGTGCTGGGGCTGGCCTATCCGGAGATCTACTCCAGCATCGTGAAGTCGCAGCTCCGGATGTACCAGGACGGCGGGCTACTGCCGCGAGGCCCGGTGGCCGGGGACTACTCGTGGGTGATGACCGGATCGCCCGTGACGTCGTTCATCAGCGGCGCCTGGAACAAGGGGATCCGGGACTTCGACATCGACCTCGCCTACGAGGCCATGCTCGACGCCCACTCCCTCGGCGGCCTCTTCGAGGCCGGCTCGTTCGAGTACGGGCGGTGGGGGAGCTGCGGCGGCGCCCGCTACTACTTCGACCTCGGATACGTACCGAACGAGATCTGCGGCGGACCGCTCGAGGGCGGTGCGGGGCAGACGCTGGAGTACGCGTTCCAGGACTGGACGCTGGGCCAGTTGGCGCGGCGGCTGGGGAAGTCCGGTCTGAACGTGGCGCAGTTCGCCGAGGTGTCGGTGTCGTCGGAGGTGAACGACTCGACGCAGGCGGGCGTGCGGGCGGTCGACGGGCGGCCGCCGCGGTCCAGCGTGACCGAGCCGGTGAACGTGGAGTGGGCCTCCAGGGAGCAGAAGCCGTGGATCAAGCTGAGCTGGGCGGAGAAGAAGCGCGTCCACAAGGTGGTGCTCAGCGACCGCACCGAGGGTGACTCGCGGGTGAACTCCGGTGTGCTGCTGTTCAGCGACGGGTCGTCCGTGAAGGTGGACGGCATTCCCGGTGACGGGCGGAACAAGGTGGTGGAGTTCCGGCCCAAGCGGGTGAACTGGGTGAGGTTCGAGGCGACCGGCGGCACCGGCGAGAACGTGGGGCTGGGCGAGTTCGAGGTGTGGGACGACACCGATATGGGCGCTTTCCTCATCGAAAGGTCGGGGAGCTGGCGCAACCTCTTCGACCGCTCGACCGGATTCATCCGGCCGCGTGCCATGAACGGCCGCTGGCAGGAACCGTTCGACCCGCTGTCGCACGAGGACTTCGTTGAGGCGAATTCATGGCAGGCGACCTGGTTCACCTCTCACGACGTCATCGCCCTCGCCAACAGGCTCGGCGGGCGGAAGGCGTACGCCGACAAGCTCAACTACGCCTTCGAGCAGTCCGCCGACGCGAACTTCATCGCCGAGTACGGGAAGGGCCACGTCAGCTACGGCAACCAGCCGGGACTGCAGGTGGCGCATCTCTTCAACTACGTGGGACATCCGTGGCTGACCCAGTACTGGGTACGGCAGGTGAAGGAGAAGACCTACGGCGCGATCTCGACCACCGACGGCTACGGCCACTTCGACGAGGATCAGGGCCAGATGGGGTCGATGAGTGCGCTGATGGCGATGGGGTTGTTCGAGGTGACGGGGGCGAGTCTGTCCCGGCCGGTCTACGACATCACGTCGCCGGTCTTCGACGCGGTCACGATTCGACTGCACCCGGATTACTACGCGGGCGGGCGGTTCCGGATCGTCACCCATGACAACTCCGCCGAGCATATGTACATCCAGCGGGCGACTTTGAACGGGCGCCGGCAGGACAACGCCTGGTTTCACCACGACCGGCTCGCCGCGGGCGGCACGCTGGAGTTGTGGATGGGCCCGGAGCCCAACAAGGACTGGGGCGTGGCGGAACTGCCACCGTCGAAGTCTCCCGAGGCGCCCGCGGTGCTCTACGCCACGCGCGACACCGTACGCCTCGACGCCGGAGAAAGCGGCATGCTGACGCTGGCCGCACGCAACCTCACGAACCGTCCGGTCAAAGCCACCTGGCGCGTCCACACCCCCGCCGGCATCACCCTCCAGCCCGAGAGCGGAAGCCTCACCGCACCCGCCGACGACACCGCCGAACGCGACCTCACCCTCCGCGCAGGCCCCGACGCCGCGCCGGGACTGCACCGCGTCGTCATCTCCGGAAAGGCCGCCGACGGCACCGAACTACCCGACGCCATCACGTACGTCCACATCGCACCGGTGCTCGCGATCGAGACCGTCCCGGAGCGGCTGATCCTGCTGCAAAACACCCCCTCGACCTTCCGGGTCCAGGTGAACAGCAACGACGTCGACCGGGCACACGCCGTCGACGTCGGCCTGAAGGCGCCGGACGGCTGGACCGTCGAGCCCGCGAAGCGCTCGCTCGACGTCCCCGCCGGCGACAAAGCCACGACCACGTTCACCCTCACCCCGCCGGCGGAGGCGTCCGGCGAGGAGTCCCTGACGCTCACCGCCGCATGGGAGGAGGGCGGCGTCGACCGCGAGCTGCCCGCGACCGTGAGCCGCAGGGTGGCACTGGTCGGCAAGAACGACCTGGCCACGGGGGAGTTCGCGCTCTCGCCCGCCCGCTACGGCGACTACCCCAAGGCATTCCCCGACGATGTCGACTTCACGATCGGCAGCAGCGACCCCGCGACCGCGTGGAGCTACATCCACCCCGGCCCCAGCGACGGCTGGGCGGGCGCCAAGCCGCACACCTTCACCCTGCGCTTCGACCTCGACGAGGCACCCGCCGCCGATCTGGCCCTCACCGCCTGGCTCATCGACACCCACGAATCCGGACCGCCGACCCTGCAGCTCTCCCTCAACGACGGCCCGGCCACGAACGTCACCGCCCCCAAGGGCGGCGGCCAGGGCTACCACTGGGGCGACGGAAAGGACGGAGCCATCCGCCCCAGCACCCTCGACGTCACGCTCCCCGCCGGCCGGCTCCGCGCCGGCCGGAACGTCCTCACGCTCACCAACGCCACCGGCTCCTGGCTGGTCTACGACGCGATCGCCCTCCGGGAACGCCCGTAA
- a CDS encoding glycoside hydrolase domain-containing protein → MSQPDPSTPAPSRRRFLASTSGLLAVSTLGAGARGATAAAAVAGDAPSAGPARDYVRLVDPWVEADVGRFFFFQSASNPFGLVKLRPDTSTHSVWGTGYRRSESHVKGFSHLHCWQIAGVQVMPTSGEGVPKLEGDTGWQSYVNHDVGEVAEPGYHRLHLDRYGITAELTCTDRVGLHRYTYDEPGPGEIVVNLGGVLGEAEMRDARVTRVSDRVIEGYVAQVGTLTDGYYYGRSDNKHTKLFFSIRFDRAFDSLHGWADGELVDGGAAVGEVEGEGAGFYVRYGRLDAGDRVQVKVALSFTGVAGARKNLEAELPGWDFDAVKAASQEHWNRLLGRIDVEGGSDQQQVKFYTDLFHVLCGRSVISDADGTYLDDTWSRGRIGRLPVDRSGRPRFAMYNYDALWLTQWNLNTLLGLAYPEIYSSMVKSQLRMYEDGGLLPRGPVAGNYSFVMTSSPATSFISGAWNKGIRDFDIDLAYEAMLDAHSLGGLFDKAPYEYATWGENQGGGRAYLDIGYVPHDLHTGWRSRGAGETVEYAFQDWTLGQLARRLGKSGLNVAQFAEVSVSSEVNDSTQAGVRAVDGRPPRSSVTGPGHAGWVSTERKPWIRLDWAEKKRVRKVVLSDRIEGDSRVNSGVLWFSDGSSVKVSGIPAGGRKAVEFRPRRVSWVRFEATGGTGENVGLDEFEAWDDTDAGAFLIERSGSWRNLFDRSTGFVRPRDANGRWKDPFDPLSPDDFVEASSWQATWYASYDVLGLANRLGGRTAYADKLNGAFERSEEAEFTGAGQNGDEDAYVNYGNQPGLQMAHLFNYVGHPWLSQYWVRKVKEITYGGTTTTKGYGGHDEDQGQMGSMSALMAMGLFEVTGASLSRPVYDITSPVFDAVTIRLHPDYYAGGRFRIVTHDNSAEHMYIQRATLNGRRQDNAWFHHDRLAAGGTLELWMGPEPNKDWGVAELPPSKSPEAPAVLYTTRDTVRVDAGESGTVTLAARNLTNRPVKATWRAHAPAGITLQPESGSLTAPADDAGEHDLTLRVADGTAAGLHRVVITGRAADGTELPDALTYVHVAPALSIETEPAELHLLESAPVTFQVRFTGHDDQDLGADVSLRTPEGWRVEPETRAVQVAAGKSATTTFTVTPPQGAAGPQTLTLLAEGGWGSAGHQPSATVHRAVARLGDADLATGEFALAPNRYGDYPAAFPDDVDFTIGSSDPATAWSYIHPGPSDAWAGAKPHTFTLRFDLDEPPAADLALTAWLVDTQQSGPSLRVALNDGPATTVNLPGGGGDGFHWGDGTGGAIRPATLDVTLPAARLRAGRNTVTLTNTAGSWIVYDAVAIRETS, encoded by the coding sequence ATGTCGCAGCCCGATCCGTCCACTCCGGCCCCGTCCCGCCGCCGCTTCCTGGCCTCCACCAGCGGGCTGCTCGCCGTGAGCACCCTGGGTGCGGGCGCCCGCGGAGCCACCGCCGCCGCGGCGGTGGCGGGGGATGCGCCCTCGGCCGGGCCCGCCCGCGACTACGTACGCCTGGTCGACCCGTGGGTGGAGGCAGACGTCGGCCGGTTCTTCTTCTTCCAGTCGGCGAGCAACCCCTTCGGCCTGGTCAAGCTGCGCCCCGATACCAGCACCCACTCGGTCTGGGGCACCGGTTACCGCAGGAGCGAGTCCCACGTGAAGGGCTTCAGCCATCTGCACTGCTGGCAGATCGCCGGAGTCCAGGTGATGCCGACGTCCGGGGAGGGGGTGCCGAAGCTGGAGGGTGACACCGGCTGGCAGTCGTACGTGAATCACGATGTCGGTGAGGTGGCGGAACCGGGTTACCACAGGCTGCACTTGGACCGGTACGGCATCACGGCCGAGCTGACCTGCACCGATCGGGTCGGTCTGCACCGCTACACGTACGACGAACCGGGTCCGGGCGAGATCGTCGTCAACCTCGGCGGCGTCCTCGGTGAGGCCGAGATGCGGGACGCCCGTGTCACCAGGGTGAGCGACCGGGTGATCGAGGGATACGTGGCGCAGGTCGGCACGCTCACCGACGGCTACTACTACGGCCGGAGCGACAACAAGCACACGAAGCTCTTCTTCAGCATCCGGTTCGACCGGGCCTTCGACTCCCTGCACGGCTGGGCGGACGGTGAACTGGTCGACGGCGGGGCGGCCGTCGGCGAGGTCGAGGGTGAGGGCGCGGGCTTCTATGTCCGGTACGGCCGTCTCGACGCGGGGGATCGGGTGCAGGTGAAGGTCGCGTTGTCCTTCACGGGGGTCGCCGGGGCGAGGAAGAACCTGGAGGCGGAGCTGCCGGGCTGGGACTTCGACGCGGTGAAGGCGGCGTCGCAGGAGCACTGGAACCGGCTGCTCGGCCGTATCGACGTCGAGGGAGGCAGCGACCAGCAGCAGGTGAAGTTCTACACCGACCTGTTCCATGTGCTGTGCGGCCGCAGCGTGATCAGCGACGCCGACGGCACGTACCTCGACGACACCTGGAGCCGCGGTCGGATCGGCCGGCTGCCGGTCGACAGGTCGGGTCGGCCGAGGTTCGCGATGTACAACTACGACGCGTTGTGGCTGACGCAGTGGAACCTCAACACGCTGCTGGGGCTGGCCTATCCGGAGATCTACTCCAGCATGGTGAAGTCGCAGCTCCGGATGTACGAGGACGGAGGGCTGCTGCCGCGAGGCCCCGTGGCCGGCAACTACTCGTTCGTCATGACCAGCTCCCCGGCCACCTCGTTCATCAGCGGTGCCTGGAACAAGGGGATCCGGGACTTCGACATCGACCTCGCCTACGAGGCCATGCTCGACGCCCACTCCCTCGGCGGCCTCTTCGACAAGGCCCCGTACGAATACGCCACCTGGGGCGAGAACCAGGGCGGCGGCCGCGCCTACCTCGACATCGGGTACGTACCCCACGACCTGCACACCGGATGGCGCAGCCGCGGCGCAGGGGAAACCGTCGAGTACGCGTTCCAGGACTGGACGCTGGGCCAGTTGGCGCGGCGGCTGGGCAAGTCGGGCCTCAACGTGGCGCAGTTCGCCGAGGTGTCGGTGTCGTCGGAGGTGAACGACTCGACGCAGGCGGGCGTGCGGGCGGTCGACGGGCGGCCGCCGCGGTCCAGCGTGACCGGGCCTGGGCACGCCGGGTGGGTCTCGACGGAGCGGAAGCCGTGGATCAGGCTGGACTGGGCGGAGAAGAAGCGCGTCCGCAAGGTGGTGCTCAGCGACCGCATCGAGGGTGACTCGCGGGTGAACTCCGGTGTGCTGTGGTTCAGCGACGGGTCGTCGGTGAAGGTGAGCGGCATTCCCGCCGGGGGCCGGAAGGCGGTGGAGTTCCGGCCCAGGCGGGTGAGCTGGGTGAGGTTCGAGGCGACCGGCGGCACCGGCGAGAACGTGGGGCTCGACGAGTTCGAGGCGTGGGACGACACCGATGCCGGCGCCTTCCTCATCGAAAGATCGGGGAGCTGGCGCAACCTCTTCGACCGCTCCACCGGGTTCGTCCGGCCCAGGGACGCGAACGGCCGCTGGAAGGACCCCTTCGACCCGCTGTCCCCTGACGACTTCGTCGAGGCCAGCTCCTGGCAGGCCACCTGGTACGCCTCGTACGACGTCCTCGGGCTGGCCAACAGGCTCGGCGGCAGGACCGCCTACGCCGACAAGCTCAACGGCGCCTTCGAGCGGTCCGAGGAGGCCGAGTTCACGGGGGCGGGGCAGAACGGCGACGAGGACGCGTACGTCAACTACGGCAACCAGCCCGGCCTCCAGATGGCGCACCTCTTCAACTACGTCGGTCATCCCTGGCTGAGCCAGTACTGGGTGCGCAAGGTCAAGGAGATCACGTACGGCGGTACGACCACGACGAAGGGATACGGGGGACACGACGAGGATCAGGGCCAGATGGGGTCCATGAGTGCGCTGATGGCGATGGGGTTGTTCGAGGTGACGGGGGCGAGTCTGTCCCGGCCGGTCTACGACATCACGTCGCCGGTCTTCGACGCGGTCACGATTCGACTGCACCCGGATTACTACGCGGGCGGGCGGTTCCGGATCGTCACCCATGACAACTCCGCCGAGCATATGTACATCCAGCGGGCGACTTTGAACGGGCGCCGGCAGGACAACGCCTGGTTCCACCACGACCGGCTCGCCGCGGGCGGCACGCTGGAGTTGTGGATGGGCCCGGAGCCCAACAAGGACTGGGGCGTGGCGGAACTGCCGCCCTCGAAGTCACCGGAGGCACCCGCGGTGCTCTACACCACCCGTGACACCGTACGGGTCGACGCGGGGGAGAGCGGCACCGTCACGCTGGCCGCGCGCAACCTCACGAACCGTCCGGTCAAAGCCACCTGGCGCGCCCACGCTCCCGCCGGCATCACCCTCCAGCCCGAGAGCGGAAGCCTCACCGCACCCGCCGACGACGCCGGGGAACACGACCTCACCCTGCGAGTCGCCGACGGCACCGCGGCAGGACTGCACCGCGTCGTGATCACCGGCCGGGCCGCCGACGGCACCGAGCTACCCGACGCCCTCACGTACGTCCACGTCGCACCCGCGCTCTCGATCGAGACCGAGCCGGCGGAACTGCACTTGCTGGAATCCGCCCCCGTCACCTTCCAGGTGCGGTTCACCGGCCACGATGACCAGGACCTCGGCGCGGATGTCTCCCTGCGGACCCCCGAAGGCTGGCGCGTCGAGCCGGAGACCCGAGCCGTGCAGGTCGCCGCCGGGAAGAGCGCGACCACCACCTTCACCGTCACCCCGCCGCAGGGCGCCGCCGGACCGCAGACCCTCACGCTGCTCGCCGAGGGCGGATGGGGCAGCGCCGGGCACCAGCCCTCCGCCACCGTCCACCGGGCCGTCGCCCGCCTCGGCGACGCCGACCTGGCCACGGGGGAGTTCGCGCTGGCGCCGAACCGCTACGGCGACTACCCCGCCGCCTTCCCCGACGACGTCGACTTCACCATCGGCAGCAGCGACCCCGCCACCGCCTGGAGCTACATCCACCCCGGCCCCAGCGACGCCTGGGCGGGCGCCAAGCCGCACACCTTCACCCTCCGCTTCGACCTCGACGAGCCGCCCGCCGCCGATCTGGCCCTCACCGCCTGGCTCGTCGACACCCAGCAGTCCGGGCCGTCCCTGCGGGTCGCCCTCAACGACGGACCGGCCACCACCGTCAACCTGCCCGGCGGCGGCGGTGACGGCTTCCACTGGGGCGACGGCACCGGCGGAGCCATCCGCCCCGCCACCCTCGACGTCACCCTCCCCGCGGCCCGGCTCCGCGCCGGCCGGAACACCGTCACGCTCACCAACACAGCCGGTTCCTGGATCGTCTACGACGCCGTCGCCATCCGAGAGACGTCGTAG